From a region of the Archocentrus centrarchus isolate MPI-CPG fArcCen1 chromosome 18, fArcCen1, whole genome shotgun sequence genome:
- the LOC115797607 gene encoding ladderlectin-like has translation MKPLAVCALLCAMMALTSATDESCARKKPPCSPCGCTENYDQCLIYVPKPMTWAEAQKNCESMNGNLASVQSLEEYQLVQKAISEASQASDRTWIGGSDGQQDGYWFWIDGARFTYTNWCSGQPNNNNGIEECMEMNFSGDKCMNDLDCLKRLPSVCVRRN, from the exons ATGAAGCCGCTGGCTGTGTGTGCGCTTCTCTGTGCAATGATGGCTCTGACCTCTGCTACAG ATGAGTCATGTGCTCGCAAGAAACCTCCATGCTCTCCCTGTGGTTGCACCGAGAATTACGACCAGTGTCTCATCTATGTTCCCAAACCCATGACGTGGGCTGAAGCTCAG AAAAACTGTGAGTCCATGAATGGAAACCTCGCATCTGTGCAAAGCCTCGAGGAGTACCAGCTGGTTCAGAAGGCGATATCTGAAGCCAGTCAAGCAAGTGATCGCACCTGGATCGGAGGCTCTGATGGTCAACAG GACGGTTATTGGTTTTGGATCGATGGCGCTCGTTTCACTTACACAAACTGGTGTTCAGGACAGCCTAACAACAATAATGGCATTGAGGAGTGCATGGAGAtgaatttttcag GAGACAAATGTATGAACGATCTGGACTGTCTGAAGCGACTGCCGTCCGTCTGCGTTAGAAGAAACTGA